A section of the Acropora muricata isolate sample 2 chromosome 4, ASM3666990v1, whole genome shotgun sequence genome encodes:
- the LOC136914102 gene encoding germ cell-less protein-like 1 isoform X1, whose amino-acid sequence MGSTVSYLGSSVGGKRKYSECDTGDDGGCQTDEDAVVDVVKRKRLKNTCDYIYQTLFLDGEGSDVTIRALGKDWKLHRIYMCQSPYFQSMFHGSWKESNEEVITLEIPDNNIDIEALNTAFGSLYCDEVTVSPVQVIPLLAAANLLQLIGLSEKCAEVMVETINRATVCTYCLAATQYCEATVKSKCVEWLERRLTSETSISLLKDISIGLMSEIVNSQELFVMQIEVDVYNLLKVWAFVHLHPDYIGSWKDARAQTNAYFSERKSDVCFLESDEGRAFVPAFRSIRLHHVINDLRSIQLLDSDKIIPQDWLLPLYKKQWASLLLMSQNRDSNPSVNNFGEAALRCGRILERSSSYCWRWTGFSFGVDVIMTYSPRTRQLLLRRNTNTHPTGGVVCLQEKRNLLVRVAAASLDSKGYNSSYYKCSELLNLSLDSDEEKPVLQLDRKVAFPLSISVYIVLVSASDL is encoded by the exons ATGGGCTCCACAGTATCATACTTAGGCTCTTCTGTAGGCGGAAAAAGAAAGTATTCTGAGTGCGACACTGGTGACGATGGTGGGTGTCAGACGGACGAGGATGCAGTGGTAGATGTGGTGAAGAG GAAAAGATTGAAAAACACTTGTGACTACATATATCAGACTCTCTTTCTGGATGGCGAGGGCAGTGATGTGACAATACGTGCTCTTG GGAAAGATTGGAAGCTTCACAGAATATACATGTGTCAG tCTCCATATTTTCAAAGCATGTTTCATGGGTCTTGGAAAGAATCCAACGAAGAAGTCATCACCCTTGAGATTCCTGATaataacattgacattgaag CTCTCAATACAGCATTTGGTTCCCTTTACTGTGATGAAGTCACAGTGTCCCCAGTCCAGGTTATACCTCTTCTTGCAGCTGCAAATTTGCTTCAATTG ATTGGTCTCTCTGAAAAATGTGCGGAAGTAATGGTGGAAACAATAAACCGAGCCACGGTCTGCACTTATTGCCTGGCAGCCACGCAGTACTGTGAAGCAACAGTCAAAAGCAAGTGTGTGGAGTGGCTAGAGAGACGACTAACATCAGAAACATCAATATCTCTTTTAAAAGACATCAG CATTGGTCTCATGAGTGAAATAGTGAACTCTCAAGAATTATTTGTCATGCAGATTGAGGTAGATGTTTATAACTTACTGAAAGTCTGGGCCTTCGTTCATCTCCACCCGGATTATATTGGAAGCTGGAAAGACGCACGCGCGCAAACCAATGCTTATTTCTCAGAAAGGAAAAGTGATGTTTGTTTCCTTGAAAGTGATGAAGGTAGAGCGTTTGTTCCGGCCTTCAGATCTATCAGGCTCCATCATGTTATAAATGACCTGCGCTCTATACAGCTCTTGGACTCGGACAAAATCATTCCTCAAG ACTGGCTTCTTCCATTGTATAAGAAACAGTGGGCGTCCCTTCTTTTGATGTCACAGAATCGCGATTCCAACCCCTCAGTCAACAATTTTGGAGAAGCAGCTTTGAGGTGTGGAAGGATATTGGAGAGGAGCTCATCG TATTGTTGGCGCTGGACTGGGTTTTCCTTTGGTGTCGACGTTATCATGACATACAGCCCCAGAACGAGGCAACTCTTGCTCAGGCGCAACACAAACACACATCCGACAGGCGGAGTCGTGTGTCTTCAGGAAAAAAGGAATCTTCTGGTGCGGGTAGCCGCTGCCTCACTCGATTCAAAGGGCTACAATAGTTCATATTACAAATGTTCAGAGCTTTTAAATTTGTCTTTGGATTCAGACGAAGAGAAGCCAGTTCTACAGCTGGACCGTAAGGTGGCATTTCCTTTGAGTATTAGTGTTTATATCGTTCTAGTTTCCGCATCAGacctttga
- the LOC136914101 gene encoding serine/threonine/tyrosine-interacting-like protein 1 — MGGSLSRSPREKSDKNDKSRKSVRASEASKQRMKDVGGDPTCGRIRMNKEAKDMERRDSKNFWISHMRKNSKDSLPSQTTSNETLSKKATPLGRSPKGKRQNAKQVEILPEAQANNNSPSASNASSKEQLTNRDESRESVNGACVTEKESPKVQDSNSSVVPQSPSLLPGQASGSFDTSNLITVNQLYNYFWDGGLHSSIFDPTYMLVIDTRPRADYDLGHIILARSLSSLYSELASPMFGHGFYSADGPEVIANRLSEFTHVVVYGNEVSDPTNTDLPEIKLLGELMNYEFVDPLFLISGYTSFQQALPFMCTQKDLTVRRDHKVIVVYPSVILEDQIYLGRGEQATNEKIVADLQLTHVINIGSEHASPFTDRILYLNIKLDDSPSSDLKVFFLKAFQFISEAFSKGGRILIHCNLGVSRSSTIMIAYLMKSKQWTLKEAHDFVRDRRTCIRPNRGFLKQLADWEQTLFGKKSTDPDELWF, encoded by the coding sequence ATGGGAGGGTCTCTTTCAAGGAGCCCGAGAGAGAAGAGTGATAAGAACGATAAATCAAGAAAATCGGTGCGCGCGAGTGAAGCATCAAAACAGAGGATGAAAGATGTTGGAGGCGATCCAACATGTGGTCGCATACGTATGAACAAAGAAGCGAAGGATATGGAAAGAAGAGACAGTAAGAACTTCTGGATATCGCACATGAGAAAAAACTCTAAGGATTCCTTGCCATCCCAAACCACAAGTAACGAAACACTTAGCAAGAAAGCAACGCCACTGGGGCGAAGCCCTAAAGGGAAACGGCAAAATGCGAAACAAGTTGAGATTCTTCCCGAAGCACAAGCAAACAACAATTCACCCAGCGCAAGTAATGCCTCTTCAAAAGAGCAACTGACTAATCGTGACGAGAGTAGAGAGTCGGTAAATGGTGCTTGCGTTACGGAAAAAGAAAGTCCTAAAGTTCAAGACTCAAATTCCTCGGTTGTCCCGCAATCACCGAGCTTGCTTCCAGGCCAGGCAAGTGGAAGCTTTGATACGTCAAATCTAATCACGGTGAATCAGTTGTATAATTACTTTTGGGACGGTGGACTTCACTCTAGTATCTTTGATCCCACGTATATGCTTGTTATTGATACAAGACCTCGAGCTGATTATGATCTCGGGCATATTATTTTAGCTCGTTCTCTTTCATCGTTGTATTCGGAGCTGGCTTCCCCAATGTTTGGTCACGGTTTCTACAGCGCAGATGGGCCAGAGGTCATTGCTAACCGACTCAGCGAGTTCACACACGTTGTTGTATACGGGAATGAAGTCTCCGATCCTACAAATACAGATTTGCCGGAGATCAAACTTTTGGGAGAACTGATGAATTATGAGTTTGTTGACCCATTGTTTCTGATATCAGGCTATACCAGTTTTCAACAAGCTCTCCCTTTTATGTGTACTCAAAAGGATCTTACTGTCCGTCGTGACCATAAAGTAATTGTTGTATACCCATCAGTCATTTTAGAAGACCAAATCTACTTGGGTCGTGGGGAGCAAGCAACTAATGAGAAAATAGTAGCAGACCTACAACTGACTCATGTTATTAATATTGGAAGTGAACATGCTTCTCCATTCACTGACCGCATTCTATATCTTAATATTAAGCTTGATGACAGTCCCTCTAGTGATTTGAAAGTTTTCTTCTTGAAGGCCTTCCAGTTCATTAGTGAAGCTTTCTCTAAAGGAGGTCGCATCTTGATTCACTGCAATCTTGGTGTAAGCCGCAGCTCAACAATAATGATTGCTTACTTAATGAAATCAAAGCAGTGGACCCTCAAAGAAGCTCATGATTTTGTAAGAGATAGACGTACTTGTATCCGGCCCAATCGTGGGTTTTTAAAGCAGCTGGCAGACTGGGAACAgactttatttggtaaaaaatcaACTGATCCTGATGAATTGTGGTTTTAA
- the LOC136914102 gene encoding germ cell-less protein-like 1 isoform X2: MCQSPYFQSMFHGSWKESNEEVITLEIPDNNIDIEALNTAFGSLYCDEVTVSPVQVIPLLAAANLLQLIGLSEKCAEVMVETINRATVCTYCLAATQYCEATVKSKCVEWLERRLTSETSISLLKDISIGLMSEIVNSQELFVMQIEVDVYNLLKVWAFVHLHPDYIGSWKDARAQTNAYFSERKSDVCFLESDEGRAFVPAFRSIRLHHVINDLRSIQLLDSDKIIPQDWLLPLYKKQWASLLLMSQNRDSNPSVNNFGEAALRCGRILERSSSYCWRWTGFSFGVDVIMTYSPRTRQLLLRRNTNTHPTGGVVCLQEKRNLLVRVAAASLDSKGYNSSYYKCSELLNLSLDSDEEKPVLQLDRKVAFPLSISVYIVLVSASDL; the protein is encoded by the exons ATGTGTCAG tCTCCATATTTTCAAAGCATGTTTCATGGGTCTTGGAAAGAATCCAACGAAGAAGTCATCACCCTTGAGATTCCTGATaataacattgacattgaag CTCTCAATACAGCATTTGGTTCCCTTTACTGTGATGAAGTCACAGTGTCCCCAGTCCAGGTTATACCTCTTCTTGCAGCTGCAAATTTGCTTCAATTG ATTGGTCTCTCTGAAAAATGTGCGGAAGTAATGGTGGAAACAATAAACCGAGCCACGGTCTGCACTTATTGCCTGGCAGCCACGCAGTACTGTGAAGCAACAGTCAAAAGCAAGTGTGTGGAGTGGCTAGAGAGACGACTAACATCAGAAACATCAATATCTCTTTTAAAAGACATCAG CATTGGTCTCATGAGTGAAATAGTGAACTCTCAAGAATTATTTGTCATGCAGATTGAGGTAGATGTTTATAACTTACTGAAAGTCTGGGCCTTCGTTCATCTCCACCCGGATTATATTGGAAGCTGGAAAGACGCACGCGCGCAAACCAATGCTTATTTCTCAGAAAGGAAAAGTGATGTTTGTTTCCTTGAAAGTGATGAAGGTAGAGCGTTTGTTCCGGCCTTCAGATCTATCAGGCTCCATCATGTTATAAATGACCTGCGCTCTATACAGCTCTTGGACTCGGACAAAATCATTCCTCAAG ACTGGCTTCTTCCATTGTATAAGAAACAGTGGGCGTCCCTTCTTTTGATGTCACAGAATCGCGATTCCAACCCCTCAGTCAACAATTTTGGAGAAGCAGCTTTGAGGTGTGGAAGGATATTGGAGAGGAGCTCATCG TATTGTTGGCGCTGGACTGGGTTTTCCTTTGGTGTCGACGTTATCATGACATACAGCCCCAGAACGAGGCAACTCTTGCTCAGGCGCAACACAAACACACATCCGACAGGCGGAGTCGTGTGTCTTCAGGAAAAAAGGAATCTTCTGGTGCGGGTAGCCGCTGCCTCACTCGATTCAAAGGGCTACAATAGTTCATATTACAAATGTTCAGAGCTTTTAAATTTGTCTTTGGATTCAGACGAAGAGAAGCCAGTTCTACAGCTGGACCGTAAGGTGGCATTTCCTTTGAGTATTAGTGTTTATATCGTTCTAGTTTCCGCATCAGacctttga
- the LOC136914105 gene encoding ELAV-like protein 1-B, producing MAEEGFNAAETENKTNLIINYLPQTLTDLEFKALFQSIGPTKSCKVCRHRSTGYSYGFGFVEYFTPEHAQLAIDTLNGHQLQNKFIKVALSRKGGDRNKGANLYIRNIPKTWTSEDLRELFKPYGNIINSKVLTEPMSGSSKGVGFILYDLKTEAEAAIAAVNNTIPTGSSEIMYVRFADDNVTKVKPPPGATTPEIPQRPSFNLGQQQHHQGAIGPMGQALINRRANRFNPMFAGPQIPPPSSGFNQMPNSGANGAGFTLFVYNIGASATQASVYKLFSPYGEVTKINVMWDWEKGQCKGFCFVTMATWQQAQDAIRALNGYIYDQYPLQVKLKT from the coding sequence ATGGCAGAAGAAGGATTCAACGCTGCTGAGACCGAAAACAAGACCAACTTGATAATCAACTACTTGCCGCAGACCTTGACTGATTTAGAATTCAAGGCTCTCTTTCAGTCAATTGGCCCCACAAAGTCGTGCAAAGTTTGCAGACACAGGTCAACCGGATACAGCTATGGCTTCGGCTTTGTGGAATATTTTACACCTGAGCATGCTCAGTTGGCTATTGATACCCTCAATGGTCACCAACTTCAAAATAAGTTCATTAAGGTGGCTTTGTCAAGGAAAGGAGGCGATAGAAACAAAGGAGCAAACTTGTACATTCGCAATATTCCAAAAACATGGACATCTGAGGATCTGAGGGAGCTTTTCAAGCCTTATGGTAACATTATTAACAGCAAGGTTCTGACAGAGCCAATGTCAGGTTCCTCAAAAGGTGTTGGGTTTATTCTGTATGATCTGAAAACTGAAGCTGAAGCAGCTATTGCTGCAGTGAATAATACCATTCCTACAGGATCCTCCGAGATAATGTATGTTCGTTTTGCTGATGACAACGTAACCAAAGTGAAGCCTCCACCAGGGGCTACAACACCTGAAATCCCTCAGCGACCAAGTTTCAATCTTGGCCAACAACAGCATCACCAAGGTGCGATAGGTCCCATGGGACAAGCACTAATAAATCGTCGTGCCAACCGTTTTAATCCAATGTTTGCCGGACCCCAAATTCCACCACCATCATCGGGCTTCaaccagatgccaaattctgGTGCAAATGGTGCAGGCTTCACACTGTTTGTTTACAACATCGGAGCTAGTGCAACTCAAGCTTCAGTTTATAAACTCTTTTCACCATACGGTGAGGTAACAAAGATTAACGTCATGTGGGATTGGGAAAAGGGGCAGTGCAAaggattttgttttgttaccatGGCTACCTGGCAGCAAGCACAAGATGCCATTCGAGCATTAAATGGATATATTTATGACCAATATCCACTGCAAGTTAAGCTGAAAACCTAA
- the LOC136914100 gene encoding wee1-like protein kinase 1-A yields MAFIRSRLGKLPFVLEEDDTFNQCSLKAQKNGNVNESLPGIEESMSLEFPDEGWDLGFSSPFRDLQSDDSISPVKSAIGAPVTPPLSPPSLGGLRLFDSPQTPKSLLERSSAVNHKNDFKRPVSRLRRGLLNGRAFESEPRSAARSRQVTANVNPFTPDASAVGAKRSRRGHGIRNGSIFDVDDVENDENDAEDEIFGRPAKKLALRESNISRYNAEFVEICTIGSGQFGSVHKCVNRLDGCIYALKRSLKPVAGSVDEQNAMREVYAHAVLGKNPHVVRYYSAWAEEGHMLIQNEYCEGGSVADLIERNKKSNEVMGEGELKQVLIQVAQGLKYIHSLGLAHLDIKPGNIFISFSADVEECQHSGDEGFEENDTPGPRKRTPIYKIGDLGHVTSVTNPEVEEGDCRFLPNEILQEDYSSLPKADIFALALTVYLAGGGSHLPKNGEEWHEIRRGNLKFLENISLKMNSLLKLMIDPVADKRPTATALTQHPVLCPLATKSKAQLRKELNAEKFKNEVLSRELQEARVQQSNPPRPKIGLGTQSRNSRILGHKVNRSMSLSVIM; encoded by the exons ATGGCTTTCATTAGAAGTCGCTTGGGAAAGCTTCCATTCGTTCTGGAAGAAGACGATACTTTCAATCAGTGCTCCTTGAAAGCGCAGAAGAACGGAAACGTGAATGAAAGTTTGCCAGGAATAGAAGAATCAATGTCGCTAGAGTTTCCAGACGAAGGATGGGATCTTGGTTTTTCGAGTCCTTTCAGAGATTTACAGTCAGATGACTCAATATCGCCAGTTAAAAGCGCAATCGGCGCTCCTGTTACTCCTCCTCTTTCTCCACCATCGCTCGGAGGACTGCGTCTGTTCGACTCGCCACAAACGCCAAAGAGTTTGCTTGAACGTTCCTCAGCCGTGAACCACaaaaacgacttcaagagaCCCGTGTCAAGATTACGCCGTGGGTTACTCAATGGCCGTGCATTTGAAAGCGAACCACGTTCGGCCGCGAGGTCTCGGCAAGTCACTGCAAATGTTAACCCGTTTACCCCAGACGCTTCCGCTGTTGGAGCCAAGAGGAGTCGACGAGGCCACGGAATAAG aaATGGAAGTATTTTTGATGTCGACGATGTTGAGAATGATGAAAATGATGCTGAAGATGAAATATTTGGACGTCCTGCCAAG AAACTTGCTCTTCGTGAGAGCAACATTTCTCGTTATAATGCAGAGTTTGTTGAAATATGCACTATAGGATCTGGCCAGTTTGGCTCTGTTCATAAATGTGTTAACAGACTGG ATGGATGCATCTATGCCCTAAAGCGGTCTCTTAAGCCAGTTGCTGGCTCTGTTGATGA gCAAAATGCCATGCGTGAGGTGTATGCCCATGCTGTACTTGGAAAAAACCCTCACGTCGTAAGATATTATTCTGCATGGGCTGAAGAAGGACACATGTTAATACAGAATGAATACTGTGAAG GGGGTAGTGTGGCTGActtaattgaaagaaataagaaATCAAATGAAGTCATGGGAGAAGGAGAACTTAAGCAAGTCTTAATCCAGGTTGCTCAG GGTCTGAAGTACATTCACTCATTAGGCTTGGCTCATTTGGATATTAAACCTG GAAATATCTTTATCAGCTTTAGTGCAGATGTTGAAGAATGTCAGCATAGTGGTGATGAAGGATTTGAGGAAAATGATACTCCTGGTCCAAGAAAAAGAACACCAATTTACAAGATAG GTGACTTGGGACATGTAACATCAGTCACAAACCCTGAAGTGGAAGAAGGAGACTGCAGATTTTTACCCAATGAAATATTGCAGGAG gACTATTCTTCATTGCcaaaagctgacatttttgCATTAGCCCTGACAGTCTATTTGGCT GGTGGAGGATCACACCTCCCTAAAAATGGTGAAGAATGGCATGAAATAAG GAGAGGGAATCTCAAATTCCTTGAAAATATCTCCCTCAAAATGAACTCATTATTAAAG CTAATGATTGACCCCGTAGCAGACAAACGACCAACAGCAACAGCCCTCACACAACATCCTGTTCTGTGTCCTCTTGCAACAAAATCCAAG GCACAATTAAGAAAGGAGTTAAACgcagaaaaatttaaaaatgaagtCCTTTCAAG GGAACTACAGGAGGCTAGAGTCCAACAAAGCAACCCTCCAAGGCCCAAAATTGGACTTGGGACTCAATCCCGCAATTCTAGGATATTAGGACACAAAGTGAACAGAAGCATGAGCTTGAGTGTAATCATGTGA